In a single window of the Nicotiana tomentosiformis chromosome 8, ASM39032v3, whole genome shotgun sequence genome:
- the LOC104120468 gene encoding monocopper oxidase-like protein SKU5 has product MASCTRSFQITLVCIFLFMGLCFAGDPFKFFNFEVSYIEASPLGVPQQVIAINGKFPGPTMNVTTNDNVVVNVKNKLDEELLLHWSGVQQKKTTWQDGLPGTNCPIPSRWNWTYQFQVKDQIGSFFYFPSLHFQRASGGFGGITINNRGEIPIPFDFPYDDITIMIGDWYTRNHTALRNTLLAGKDLGKPDGVLINGKGPYRYNDTIVPDGIDYETITVHPGKTYRIRVSNVGISTSLNFRIQNHNLLLAEAEGSYTVQQNYTSLDIHVGQSYSFLITMDQNASSDYYIVASARFVNQSQWQRVTGVGILKYTNSKGKAHGPLPEPPQDEFDKTYSMNQARSIRWNVTASGARPNPQGSFRYGSINVTEIYVIQNKPPTMVDGKRRTTLNGISFVNPKTPIRLADKYKLKGVYKLDFPTAPLTGPPKMETSVINGTYRGFMEVILQNNDTKVHTYHMSGYAFFVVGMDYGVWSNSSRGTYNKWDGIARTTTQVFPGAWTAILVSLDNVGIWNLRTENLDSWFLGQETYIRVVNSEPSNKTEMPMPDNALFCGQLSKLQKPQDISSATSIRGNGSKFIFTMLLLVSAIFSVFH; this is encoded by the exons ATGGCTTCTTGTACTCGGTCTTTCCAAATCACCCTTGTGTGCATTTTCTTGTTTATGGGGTTATGTTTTGCTGGAGATCCATTTAAGTTTTTTAACTTTGAAGTCTCCTACATTGAAGCTTCTCCACTTGGTGTGCCCCAACAG GTTATTGCTATAAATGGAAAATTTCCTGGACCAACAATGAATGTGACCACTAATGACAATGTTGTTGTTAATGTAAAGAACAAATTAGATGAAGAACTTCTCCTGCATTG GTCTGGTGTTCAACAGAAGAAGACAACTTGGCAAGATGGGTTACCAGGAACAAACTGTCCTATCCCTTCAAGATGGAATTGGACTTACCAATTTCAGGTCAAGGACCAAATTGGAAGTTTCTTTTACTTCCCTTCACTCCATTTTCAGAGAGCATCAGGTGGTTTTGGTGGAATTACTATTAACAACAGGGGTGAAATTCCAATCCCTTTTGATTTTCCATATGATGATATCACTATTATGATTGGTGATTGGTACACCAGAAATCACACG GCTTTGAGGAACACTCTTCTTGCCGGGAAAGATTTGGGAAAGCCAGATGGTGTTTTAATTAATGGAAAAGGTCCTTATAGATACAATGATACTATTGTGCCTGATGGCATTGACTATGAAACTATCACCGTCCACCCGG GCAAAACCTACCGGATTCGTGTAAGCAATGTAGGGATATCAACCAGCTTGAACTTCAGAATTCAGAATCATAACTTACTTTTGGCAGAAGCAGAGGGATCATATACTGTGCAGCAAAACTATACTAGCTTAGACATACATGTTGGACAATCATACTCCTTTTTGATAACCATGGATCAGAACGCAAGTTCTGATTACTATATTGTTGCAAGCGCCAGATTTGTCAACCAATCACAATGGCAAAGAGTCACTGGTGTTGGCATTTTAAAATACACAAACTCAAAAGGAAAGGCACATGGTCCTCTTCCCGAACCACCTCAAGATGAATTCGACAAAACTTACTCCATGAACCAGGCTAGATCTATTAG GTGGAATGTAACGGCAAGCGGAGCTCGCCCAAATCCCCAAGGCTCTTTCAGATATGGCTCAATTAATGTGACAGAGATATACGTGATCCAAAATAAGCCGCCAACGATGGTAGATGGAAAAAGAAGAACAACACTTAATGGGATTTCGTTTGTTAATCCTAAAACACCAATCAGACTTGCTGACAAGTACAAATTGAAGGGTGTATATAAGCTAGACTTCCCTACGGCACCACTAACAGGACCTCCTAAGATGGAAACCTCTGTTATAAATGGTACCTACAGGGGATTTATGGAAGTAATATTACAGAACAACGATACCAAGGTGCATACATACCACATGAGTGGATACGCCTTTTTTGTGGTCGG GATGGATTATGGTGTATGGTCAAATAGTAGTAGGGGCACTTACAACAAATGGGATGGAATAGCTCGAACCACAACACAG GTTTTCCCTGGAGCATGGACAGCAATCTTGGTCTCCCTTGACAATGTTGGAATTTGGAACCTGAGAACAGAAAACCTCGACTCATGGTTTCTAGGCCAAGAAACATACATCAGGGTTGTTAATTCAGAGCCCTCTAACAAGACTGAGATGCCAATGCCAGACAATGCACTCTTCTGTGGTCAACTTAGCAAACTGCAAAA GCCTCAAGATATATCATCTGCAACATCCATTAGAGGCAACGGGTCGAAATTCATTTTCACGATGCTGCTGCTGGTATCTGCAATCTTTTCTGTGTTCCATTAG